A genome region from Salvia splendens isolate huo1 chromosome 19, SspV2, whole genome shotgun sequence includes the following:
- the LOC121780055 gene encoding uncharacterized protein LOC121780055: MFMCAVCRPLFGVNGEVLLDGKIGIFPFTKQVPAKRSSKNRKADTLETKPIESITKDVTRDCLINKILPPIIAKWPDGATKVLKIQQDNARPHIKDNDPAFKEAAQQSGFSISLVQQPPNLPDTNVNDLGCFMEIMKVQGHNSYKLPHIGKAHLRRTNQLPMDLEVPVELAMQAIAYLRDQGSNQRLEMID, from the exons ATGTTCATGTGTGCAGTTTGTAGGCCATTGTTTGGTGTTAATGGTGAAGTCTTGCTTGATGGAAAAATTGGAATTTTTCCATTTACCAAACAAGTTCCAGCCAAAAGGTCAAGTAAAAATAGAAAGGCAGACACTTTGGAGACAAAACCCATAGAGAGTATCACAAAAGATGTGaccagggattgcttgatcaaTAAG ATATTGCCTCCCATCATAGCCAAGTGGCCAGATGGGGCAACTAAAGTTCTCAAGATACAACAAGACAACGCAAGACCACACATCAAAGACAATGATCCAGCTTTCAAAGAAGCTGCACAACAAAGTGGTTTCTCAATATCACTTGTGCAACAACCACCTAACTTACCTGACACTAATGTCAATGATTTAG GTTGTTTTATGGAAATCATGAAAGTCCAGGGTCATAATAGCTACAAGCTGCCCCACATAGGGAAAGCACATTTAAGGAGGACAAATCAACTTCCAATGGATCTAGAAGTTCCAGTGGAGCTGGCTATGCAAGCAATTGCTTATCTGCGGGACCAGGGGAGCAACCAGAGATTGGAGATGATTGATTAG